The following coding sequences lie in one Cloeon dipterum chromosome 1, ieCloDipt1.1, whole genome shotgun sequence genomic window:
- the LOC135948398 gene encoding sortilin-related receptor-like, producing the protein MAAFNLLQLWLFLMAIIWWPTRGHQLGSRCHHDEDCTMEMSGGVMCDEGRCECSPHHVPFNKSTCIQASLLGFGCVLDSQCRDRVENSSCRNGSCRCDAGFVPFKRHACLPPAQLGKICYSEEQCRMWDSDSKCEYIIPNVIGRCQCTAASHQLGVQCLPRAVDVDHNDNNAVEISSFENSTPVSLGLRCISDSQCSAADPHSRCLNGICDCRFNNGSAVPPCSALNTGCYPGTFQCRATGACISWFFVCDGRAHCADGSDEDGCKGPRCPPLSFKCKSGGCVSRASLCDGVNDCKEGEDEQGCQGEKTCPSYTLRCRGSAGESRCLPEYELCNAVKGCPDGSDEMRSVCRGKRGKGIPGLTNTPNCPFRCANGRCRSSAVICSGRDGCGDNSDEEQCSICKCPSS; encoded by the exons ATGGCCGCGTTCAACCTCCTG CAACTGTGGCTCTTTCTGATGGCCATAATTTGGTGGCCGACCAGAGGTCATCAACTCGGCTCGCGGTGCCACCACGACGAGGACTGCACAATGGAAATGTCCGGCGGAGTCATGTGCGACGAGGGCCGCTGCGAGTGCTCGCCTCATCACGTGCCATTCAACAAAAGCACCTGCATACAAG ccAGTTTGCTCGGCTTTGGTTGCGTGCTTGACTCGCAGTGCCGAGACAGAGTGGAGAACAGTTCTTGCAGGAACGGCTCGTGCAGGTGCGACGCTGGTTTCGTCCCTTTCAAGCGACACGCGTGCCTTCCAC CGGCCCAGTTGGGCAAAATCTGCTACTCGGAGGAGCAATGCCGCATGTGGGACTCGGACTCGAAGTGCGAATACATCATTCCCAATGTTATTGGCCGGTGTCAGTGCACGGCTGCGTCCCACCAGCTCGGCGTGCAGTGCTTGCCAAGGGCTGTCGATGTCGATCATAACGATAACAATG CGGTTGAGATAAGCTCGTTCGAGAACTCGACGCCCGTGAGCTTGGGCCTACGGTGCATCAGCGACTCTCAGTGCAGTGCCGCCGACCCACATTCCCGCTGCCTGAACGGAATCTGCGACTGCAGATTCAACAATGGCTCAGCCGTGCCTCCCTGCAGTGCACTCAACACTGGCTGCTACCCCGGAACCTTCCAG TGCCGAGCAACTGGTGCGTGCATCAGTTGGTTCTTCGTGTGCGACGGTCGAGCACACTGTGCTGACGGCTCGGACGAGGACGGCTGCAAAGGACCGCGGTGTCCACCATTGAGTTTCAAGTGCAAAAGCGGAGGCTGCGTCAGCCGTGCGTCACTGTGCGACGGCGTCAACGACTGCAAAGAGGGCGAAGACGAGCAGGGTTGCCAGGGGGAAAAGA CTTGTCCGTCGTACACGCTACGATGTCGAGGCTCTGCTGGTGAATCACGCTGCCTTCCTGAATATGAATTGTGCAACGCGGTCAAAGGGTGTCCCGACGGCAGTGACGAg ATGAGGTCAGTGTGTCGaggaaaaagaggaaaaggaaTACCCGGCCTGACAAATACTCCAAATTGCCCATTCCGTTGTGCGAATGGAAGATGTAGGTCCTCTGCAGTTATTTGCTCTGGAAGAGATGGTTGTGGAGATAACTCGGATGAAGAGCAGTGCTCTATATGCA AGTGTCCATCATCATAG